GAAAACTTGTTGGCGGTGTCTGAGTTTGACGAAGCCAGGAAAATTCTTGTGATGTACGTACGGTGAGTGTTGCTGTTTCGTCTTCTCCGGTAATCGATTGCAATTCCAGCGTTGATGCCATGGACGTTCGAGCTTCGTCAGCTTTCGCCAATCCGTCCCTCACCATCTGAGCAAGCTGCTCGGCACGTTTTGTTAGAAGTTCCCGAGCCTGAACCCGTTTGATCGAAAGCACCACCTGTTCACGAACCCCAGGTTCATCCAGCGTTGCCGGGACATGAGGTTCGAAAAATTCGACCACCCAGTAGACGTAGTGGCGCTGGTTGTCGTTTTCTACCAGCGGACTGTCGACGGCCAATTGCGGCTGAAACAACTGGGTGTTATTGGCGGCTATGTCGTCCGGGCTGAATCGGGAAAAGACTTCGTATGCTGTTGAATCAGTTCCCCCACGGGCCTGGAATGCAGAACTCCCAGGCCTGACAGCAACTCCCAGCGGGTAGTCATCGGCATTGCTGAATTCCAAATATGATACCACGCGTGGCGTCACTGCGTAGGTGAATCCGTTTTCAGCGGCATAGGTTTTCATTCGTTCCAGGTATTTCGATGTGGTTTCTGCCATCTCGCGGCGTACGTCGGCTTCCGCTGCCTGGGGATCTTCGGCGAACTTTTGAGGACCGTTTTCGACAATTTTAGCTCTTTCATTGTTCCGTTCTGACTGCAGTGACTGCAGAAAACTCAGCCCTTCAGCTATTTTTTGATCGATGGCCTCACCGATGTGTTGGTCCAGTAATCTTTCATGAATCTCATTACGAAGCTCTTCATCGAGTTTGCGATACTCGCGGACAGGCTCTGTGGCCGAATCTTCTGAGGAGGATTCTGCATTCGGTTCTTTAGGAATTACGAGTGCCGGCGGAGTTTCGGATGTAGCCGGGGTTCCCGTTTCTTCAACGCTGTCCGTATTTTCTGCTGACTCGCCTTCCGCACCAGTCTGCTGATCTTCGGCAACGGTGGATTCATTGCCGTCTACCGGATCATCAATCGAAAACTGTCCCCCGTTTTGATCAGGATCCGCCGGAGCATTATCTGCCGGTGTTTCAGGCACCGCTGTTGTGTCTTCTTCGGTGGCTGATTCATTTTTGGTTTCTTCCGGCAAAGGTTGGTCGGTATTACCTGCGGTATCGGATGTATCCTGATTTGAGGATTCATCATCATCATTCTGTGTGGCAGGATCAGCGTCTGAACCGGGGGGCACGCCAATCGGAGTCTGATCGCCGGGAGTGTCGTCGAGTTCTGAGGGACTTTTGCCGTCAGTGTCCGTTTTCTCCGGAAGCACGATGGTGCTGTATTCAATCTCGCGATTTTCGGTGTAGTACGTTTCGATTTCTTCGTCGGTCACCGATGGAACTGTCGATTTCATGGAATCATAGTCCAGTTCCAGCCAGGCAATTGCCGCGCGCCCCGGGAGTAAGAATCCGGCCGATCCCGGTTCATCCTGGTTGGGTCGTTTGCCGGCAGCGGACGCAAACATTTTTTCAACCTCGGCATCCGACGGGTCGTCCACCTGATCTAAAAAAGCATCTACATCGAGTTCGGCGACGTCGATTGCCTGCCGCACATTCATTCGCTGAAAATAATCCCAGTACACAGCGGGTGATGGTGGCGCCACACTTCCATCCGGTACGAGTGTCCGGTAGGCAATTTCGTTGCGGATGTGTTCCCGCAGGATGTCATACAGGACTTCGGAACGAACCGGGCCTCGTTGATACATGAGAGCACGTCTGGCTTTACCGAAAGCTTCCCGGGAAAGTTTCTCAAATGTGTTTTTGTTGACGTATTCGGTGACCATTTCGTCTGTCACAACAATACCCAGCGCGTTTGCCTCTTCGTGCATCAATCGGCTGAACAGCAGGTCCTGCTCCCGTGTTGGCTGGCCAAATCCGAATTGCCGGGCAAACCGTCCGCTTCCATTACCCAAAGCCTCTTCGGTGGCGAGTCCCATAAATTGATTAGCAACCATTCGACGCTCGGACAGATCCTGCAGATCTTCCTGTTCGATGATTCCGAAACTTGTTGCGAGGACTCCGTCGGGGCGGTTGAATTCCGGCATCAGCAGGCCAAGCAGTGTGCCGAGAAGGGCTCCACCAATCCCCCATTGCAGCCAGCGCCCCGTAGTTAGTCCGGCAACGCCAAAAATAAGACCGCCGATCAGCAGGCCAAGCAGCCAGAAATTAGCCCCCTGCTGAGTAAAAAGAGCGTCCAGCGTAAATACAAGCATCGCCAAAATCACCAGCACAACCATCATGCCAGCCTGGTGTTTGCGAAAGAACTTGAAGGGGGATGCCATATGTACCGCTCTTATTCTGAATCTGCTGAAACATTGACAATTTTGCCACCTGGGTTGACAGGTTGGGGAAAAATGCCCTATTTCACCGCATTCGAGGTGGGACAGATGATGTCAGATCTGCCCCGCGTAATCGTTGGCGAAGCAATCAAGCCCAAGATTTTAGCTGGCCGGAGTGCTTAGGCAAGGTCAATCCAATACTGGAGTTACGTCAGTCTGACTTGTCCGCCTTCCCCGGTACTCTATGCTGTAAACCTGATTCTTAGTTTTCAATCTGTTTGTGCTCCGGCCGTCGGCAGGCTGGTGCGTTCTCCTGTTTCACACAACCAATGGCTCATCCGCATGGCTCCACGCAAGAAGGCACTCGTCATTGTCGAGTCTCCTGCGAAAGCAAAGAAAATCCAAGGATTCCTTGGTAGTGACTATGCCGTGCGTGCGAGTGTTGGTCATGTTCGCGATCTTCCGGCAAATGCGAAAGAGGTGCCTGCTGCGCTGAAAAAGGAGTCATGGGCTTCTCTTGGAGTCAATGTGGACAATGACTTCGATCCCCTGTACGTGGTTTCGACAGACAAGAAAAAAATCGTCAGGGAACTTAAGAGTCTGTTGAAATCTGCTGATGAGTTGATCGTTGCTACAGACGAAGACCGGGAGGGAGAAAGCATTGGCTGGCATTTGGTGCAGTTGCTGGCTCCCAAAGTTCCCGTAAAACGCATGGTGTTTTCTGAAATCACAAAGAAGGCGATTCTTGAAGCGTTGGCGGATACGAGAGACCTTGATGAGAATCTGGTTGCTGCTCAGGAGACTCGCCGTGTTGTCGATCGTCTGTATGGATATACGCTCAGCCCGCTGCTGTGGAAAAAGATTGCCCCGAAACTATCAGCCGGCAGAGTGCAAAGTGTGGCGGTACGGGTGCTGGTCGATCGTGAAATCGAACGTCTGAAATTCCATAGTGGTACGTTCTGGGACCTGAAAGCGACATTGTCTGCTCCGGACGGTGCTTCATTCGAAGCCGTGTTGCAGACCGTCGGTGGTCAACGAATTGCCAGCGGAAAAGACTTTGACGAAAACACTGGTCAGCTCAGGGATGGCTCGACGGTGCTGTTGCTGGAAGAAGCCGCGGCAGATGATTTGCAGACGCGTATTTCTGCCGGGTCATGGACTGTCACGAATGTCGAACAAAAGCATCAGACACGCCGTCCTTCGCCTCCGTTTACAACCAGTACGATGCAGCAGGAGGCCAACCGTAAACTTGGTATGGGGGCACGTGATGCGATGCGAACTGCGCAGAATCTGTATGAGGCAGGTCATATCACATACATGCGTACAGACAGCGTGAGTCTCAGCGGGGAAGCGGTCGATGCCGCGCGAGGTCGGATCGATGATTTGTACGGTACAGATTATTTGAGTCCTTCGCCTCGACAGTTCACGAGCAAGTCCAAAGGGGCCCAGGAGGCACATGAAGCCATTCGGCCGGCCGGTACCCAAATGAAAACCAGTGATGAACTGGGACTCAGCGGTCCGCAGCAGCGACTGTATGATCTCATCTGGAAACGCACCATGGCTACTCAAATGGCCGACGCTCGACTGAGATTCGACGCAGTCACGATCTCGGTGGACGATGCTGAATTCCGTGCCAGCGGACGAACGGTCGAGTTTTCCGGATTTTTCCGTGCCTACGTGGAAGGATCCGATGATCCGGAAGCCGCCATCGAGGATCGGGATTCCCCGTTACCACCACTGAAACAGCAGAACACTGTTGACTGCGATGGTGTGGAAGCGATCAGTCACGAAACAAAACCACCAGCCCGATACACCGAAGCCTCGCTGGTCGCCCGTCTTGAAGCAGAAGGGGTTGGTCGCCCGTCCACATATGCCAGCATTATCAGTACAATTCAGTCTCGTGAGTATGTAAATGCCAATGGCAAACAGCTGGTTCCGACGTTCAAGGGGCTTGCCGTCACCCGTCTTTTGGAAAACCATTTTCCAAATCTGGTGGATCTTGGATTTACAGCCGGTATGGAACAGACGCTGGACGACATTGCAGCCGGCAATGCAGATCGTCTTCCCTACCTTCGTCAGTTCTATTCAGGCAGTGACGGAATTGATGAACAGGTCAGGAAGAAAGAATCTGATATCGATCCCCGGCAGGCATGTACTCTTAAGCTGCACGGGATTGATGCTGACGTTCGAGTTGGTCGCTACGGTCCGTATTTCGAAAAGGTCGACGGTGAAGAAAAGCTGACAGCCTCGATTCCGAACACGGTTGCTCCTTCTGATTTGAGTAACGATCTTGCCGACCGGCTGATCGAAGAAAAGCAGAAAGGTCCGACCTCTCTGGGGATGCATCCGGAAGAAGGTCTGCCGGTGTATCAGCTGTCCGGTCCTTTTGGGCCCTATTTGCAGCTGGGTGAAGTGACGGAGGAAGTTCCAAAGCCCAAACGCTGCAGCATTCCCAATTGCTTCGATGTGCTCAATCTGGGCCTGGAAACCGCAATCGCACTGCTTGCACTGCCCCGGCGAATTGGCCATCACCCGGTAACCGGAAAGGTTGTGAATACCGGGATTGGTCGCTTCGGTCCGTATGTTCTGCACGACAAAGTCTACGCCAGTTTCGATCGTAAGACACATGTCAAGGAATTTGACGGTCAGTTGTACAACGTGTTGAACGTGACAATGGATGTGGCTGTTGACATGCTGAAGAACGTGAAAAAACGAGCTGCTCCAACGCCCGTTCGGGAAGTGGGTAAACATCCGGACGATGATGCTGTCATTGGTGTTTTTGAAGGTCGCTACGGGCCGTATGTCAAGCACGGCAAGATTAATGCGACGATTCCAAAGGGGCACGAAATTGATGATGTAACACTGGCTGAGGCATTGGAATGGTTGGAGGAAAAGGCCGCCAAAAAGGGCATCAGGAAGAAGGCTGCAAAGAAAACCGCGTCGAAAAAGAAAAAGGCCGCTAAAAAGACGTCTGCGAAGAAAAAGGCCGCAAAGAAAAAAACAGTCAAAAAGAAGTCCGCAGAAAAAAAGTCGACCGACTGACGTTTGCAAACAAACTTGGGTTTCCTGAATTTTCCTCGATTGGGACACGGTACGTGTCTGGCCTGTATAATTCAGCCGGTGAATGGCTCATAGGTGTTGATTCGGCCCCGGAAAAAGACAGGCTGAATCCAACCATCGGTGCGGACCGGGTACCATCAGTTAATCAACCGGTTTTAGCATCTCCACCGGCACATAGTGTTTCCGATACGCATGTCCGTCGGAATACGGTTCTCCGTCGTCAGCTCGTACCAACACCGTTGCTCTTTTTGTGACGCGATTGACTATGCCCTGCAGCGATTGTCCGTGAAAGTTGAATCGTACGAGAGTTCCCGGATGTATGCCGACGGTTGCGGCGGATTCTCGGGGAGTGATCAGGGTATGTTGGTGATCGGTATGACCGAAGACCCTCCAGGCGATTGACTGAAAACGACTCCGACTACAGCTGGAAGAATCCCAGCCAAGCAACTCCGCCAGATGTACCAGTTCATGCTCCATGACTCGCATCAGGGCGTCCAGTCGTGTTCGACATTCCAAACCGGTCACCCGAATGGTACGGCTTGTCTGATCGTTTTGAAAAGTTTGAGCCAGTAGCGTTGACGAGATCGTGATTTCAAATCGTTCGATCGGTGAATTGCGATTTTTTCGCCAGGAACCGGTCTTGCCGCCGGCTCGGGTCATACGCGGCGATACACGGAAATCAAGCGGTATGACGCCAAGGGCGTGCCGAAGCTGACTGTCAAAAAACAGTTCATCATAACGATCAAAAAGGCAGCGAAGATCTGCATCAGAAATTGTCGTGAAGTTGGGGGCGTTGACATGGACAGAATCCTGCAGAACCCGTGTTTCGATTTCATGATTGATGCACGATCGCTCGTTTGCGTCTAGATGCAGACGTTTGAGCATCGTTCGCAGGTCTTTCCCTGAAGCTGACATCCTGACAGTTCCTTATTACTCCGCAGAATTGACATGCAGACGTTACGGTCCGAAAGGCTATCGCACCTGGTGAGGGATTTCAGTTGCAGATACCTCAATTCTTAATCCGGTGACCTGAAACATTAAGGTGACGTCAAAGGGGCGTGGATGTGTGGTCCTGAGAGTCTGTTGAGATTACAGCGGAAACCAGCCAAGATGTCCGGAGATTGAGGTCCGGAAGCAATCGCAGTCTTACGAGGTTTTCGTATCTCTGAAACGTTCAAACAGACAATCTATTCAGGAATATTCACATGGCCGATTCAGACCTCGCGTTCTCTGACCGCACGATTCTGGTCACAGGCGGCTCAAGAGGAATCGGCAAAGCGGCCAGCCTGCGGCTGGCACGGGAAGGAGCCCGCGTTGCAGTCAATTACGTGTCTGATGAATCAAATGCCCGGGCAACCGTTGCTGAGATTGAATCCGGTGGTGGATTGGCTCTGGCTGTTCAGGGCAATGTTGCAGTTCCTCAGGAAGCGGCCAATATCGCTAAGAAAACACGTGCTGTTTTTGGCTCTGTTGACATGCTGGTCCACTCCGCCGGCATCAGTATCGTCG
The Fuerstiella sp. genome window above contains:
- the topA gene encoding type I DNA topoisomerase — encoded protein: MAPRKKALVIVESPAKAKKIQGFLGSDYAVRASVGHVRDLPANAKEVPAALKKESWASLGVNVDNDFDPLYVVSTDKKKIVRELKSLLKSADELIVATDEDREGESIGWHLVQLLAPKVPVKRMVFSEITKKAILEALADTRDLDENLVAAQETRRVVDRLYGYTLSPLLWKKIAPKLSAGRVQSVAVRVLVDREIERLKFHSGTFWDLKATLSAPDGASFEAVLQTVGGQRIASGKDFDENTGQLRDGSTVLLLEEAAADDLQTRISAGSWTVTNVEQKHQTRRPSPPFTTSTMQQEANRKLGMGARDAMRTAQNLYEAGHITYMRTDSVSLSGEAVDAARGRIDDLYGTDYLSPSPRQFTSKSKGAQEAHEAIRPAGTQMKTSDELGLSGPQQRLYDLIWKRTMATQMADARLRFDAVTISVDDAEFRASGRTVEFSGFFRAYVEGSDDPEAAIEDRDSPLPPLKQQNTVDCDGVEAISHETKPPARYTEASLVARLEAEGVGRPSTYASIISTIQSREYVNANGKQLVPTFKGLAVTRLLENHFPNLVDLGFTAGMEQTLDDIAAGNADRLPYLRQFYSGSDGIDEQVRKKESDIDPRQACTLKLHGIDADVRVGRYGPYFEKVDGEEKLTASIPNTVAPSDLSNDLADRLIEEKQKGPTSLGMHPEEGLPVYQLSGPFGPYLQLGEVTEEVPKPKRCSIPNCFDVLNLGLETAIALLALPRRIGHHPVTGKVVNTGIGRFGPYVLHDKVYASFDRKTHVKEFDGQLYNVLNVTMDVAVDMLKNVKKRAAPTPVREVGKHPDDDAVIGVFEGRYGPYVKHGKINATIPKGHEIDDVTLAEALEWLEEKAAKKGIRKKAAKKTASKKKKAAKKTSAKKKAAKKKTVKKKSAEKKSTD